In a single window of the Rhizobiaceae bacterium genome:
- a CDS encoding class I SAM-dependent RNA methyltransferase: protein MSARFSIERLGAQGDGVAQTETGPVFIPFSLPGETVTAAREKDRATLMAVLDASPLRVDPACRHFGECGGCALQHLEPAAYLEWKRLKVVDALRAKGIATPVADLAPCPPRSRRRAVFSARRTINGAVLGYNRAQSHHIIDIEECPVVLPEIEAALPVLRDLGAEFAEAVDAFHLTVTATASGLDVAASGVGKLSDKRRQALSGFALRQRLARLSVDDEIIVEPSKPVIHFGAASVTPPPGGFLQAVAEAEMAMAALVVPHMRRAKKVADLFAGAGAFSLRLAEGSEVHAVESDAAALAALDRGFRHTAGLKRVTVERRDLFRRPLTFKELTSFDGLVFDPPRAGAEDQSKQIARSDVPFVAAVSCNPLSLARDLRILLDGGYRLVSVTPIDQFLWSPHVEAVALLEKPRRRR, encoded by the coding sequence ATGAGCGCGCGCTTCTCAATCGAGCGGCTCGGCGCTCAGGGCGACGGTGTCGCACAGACGGAGACCGGCCCGGTGTTCATCCCGTTTTCGCTGCCCGGCGAGACCGTCACGGCAGCGCGCGAGAAGGACCGCGCGACTCTGATGGCCGTGCTCGATGCCTCGCCCCTGCGGGTCGATCCGGCATGCAGGCATTTTGGAGAATGCGGCGGCTGCGCCCTGCAACATCTCGAACCCGCCGCCTATCTCGAATGGAAGCGGCTGAAAGTCGTCGATGCGTTGCGCGCGAAGGGCATCGCCACACCGGTCGCCGATCTCGCGCCATGCCCGCCCCGCTCGCGCCGCAGGGCGGTCTTTTCGGCGCGCCGCACCATCAACGGGGCTGTGCTCGGCTACAACCGCGCGCAATCGCACCACATCATCGACATTGAGGAGTGCCCGGTCGTGTTGCCGGAGATCGAGGCGGCGCTGCCCGTGCTGCGCGATCTTGGCGCGGAGTTCGCGGAGGCAGTCGACGCGTTCCACCTCACCGTTACGGCCACCGCCAGCGGACTGGATGTCGCGGCCTCCGGCGTCGGCAAGTTGAGCGACAAGCGGAGGCAGGCGCTCAGCGGTTTTGCGCTCAGGCAGAGGCTCGCCCGCCTTTCCGTCGATGACGAGATCATCGTCGAGCCGAGCAAGCCGGTGATCCATTTCGGCGCGGCAAGCGTGACGCCGCCGCCCGGCGGGTTCCTGCAGGCGGTTGCCGAAGCCGAGATGGCGATGGCCGCGCTCGTCGTGCCGCACATGAGGCGCGCGAAAAAGGTGGCCGATCTCTTTGCCGGGGCAGGGGCCTTTTCGCTTCGGCTGGCTGAAGGGTCGGAGGTGCATGCGGTGGAAAGCGATGCCGCGGCCCTTGCCGCGCTCGACAGAGGCTTTCGCCACACGGCGGGGTTGAAGCGCGTGACTGTCGAGCGGCGCGACCTCTTCCGCCGCCCGCTGACATTCAAGGAACTCACCAGTTTCGACGGCTTGGTGTTCGACCCGCCGCGCGCGGGCGCGGAGGACCAGTCGAAGCAGATTGCCCGCAGCGATGTGCCGTTCGTGGCGGCGGTGTCGTGCAATCCGCTCAGTTTGGCGCGCGACCTCCGTATTCTGCTCGATGGCGGCTACAGGCTCGTCTCGGTCACGCCCATCGACCAGTTTCTCTGGTCGCCGCATGTTGAGGCTGTGGCGCTGCTCGAAAAGCCGAGACGAAGACGCTAG
- a CDS encoding TlyA family RNA methyltransferase yields the protein MAEQSGNRLRLDELLVRRGLFGSRSRAADAIRRGAVSVEGGAARKAGQVVLPDAQIDIADPALAYVSRAALKLVAGLDAFGFDPSGTTALDIGASTGGFTQVLLQRDARRVFALDVGHGQLADSIRNDARVTVREGLNARDLTLGDLDGIRPDFLVSDVSFISLKLALPPALELAVPGARGVFLVKPQFEAGREAIGKGGLLKDEADGPRVAEALRQWLDAAPGWRAVGLVASPIEGGDGNREFLLGGVKDR from the coding sequence GTGGCTGAACAATCGGGAAATCGCTTGCGCCTCGACGAACTTCTGGTTCGGCGCGGCCTGTTCGGCAGCCGTTCGCGTGCGGCGGATGCGATAAGGCGTGGCGCGGTGAGCGTCGAGGGCGGCGCAGCGCGCAAGGCCGGGCAGGTCGTTCTGCCCGATGCGCAGATCGACATCGCCGATCCGGCGCTGGCCTATGTGTCGCGCGCCGCGCTCAAGCTGGTCGCGGGCCTCGACGCATTCGGCTTCGATCCGTCCGGCACGACGGCCCTCGATATCGGCGCATCGACCGGCGGCTTTACGCAGGTTCTGCTTCAGCGCGACGCGCGCCGCGTGTTCGCGCTCGATGTCGGACATGGCCAACTGGCCGACAGCATCCGTAACGATGCGCGCGTGACCGTCCGGGAAGGGCTGAACGCGCGCGACCTCACATTGGGCGACCTCGACGGTATTCGGCCTGATTTTCTCGTCAGCGATGTCAGTTTCATCTCGCTGAAGCTTGCCTTGCCGCCCGCGCTGGAACTGGCGGTTCCGGGCGCGCGAGGTGTTTTTCTGGTCAAGCCGCAATTCGAGGCAGGACGCGAAGCCATCGGCAAAGGCGGGCTGCTGAAGGACGAGGCTGATGGTCCGCGTGTCGCCGAAGCGCTGCGCCAGTGGCTGGACGCCGCGCCCGGCTGGCGCGCGGTCGGGCTGGTGGCGTCGCCCATCGAGGGCGGTGACGGCAATCGCGAATTTCTGCTGGGCGGTGTGAAGGACAGATGA
- the dxs gene encoding 1-deoxy-D-xylulose-5-phosphate synthase — MKSPPHTPLLDKVRTPADLRKLNESELPQLAEELRAELVDVVSHTGGHLGAGLGVVELTVAIHHVFNTPQDRLIWDVGHQAYPHKILTGRRDRMRTLRQEDGLSGFTKRAESEYDPFGAAHSSTSISAGLGMAVARDLHDGKNNVIAVIGDGAMSAGMAFEALNNAGALGSRLIVILNDNDMSIAPPTGALSGYLARLAVGKTYLSIRDFGKKLTAYLGRRVDRAITRAVEHARGYVTGGTMFEELGFYHVGPIDGHNLEHLIPVLKNVRDNHDGPVLVHVVTQKGKGYGPAEASADKYHGVNKFDVVTGTQAKAPANAPAYTKVFAESLIEEARHDDRIVAITAAMPSGTGLDLFGEVFPQRTFDVGIAEQHAITFAAGLATEGYKPFAAIYSTFLQRAYDQVVHDVAIQKLPVRFPIDRAGFVGADGPTHCGAFDTTYLASLPGFVVMAAADEAELRHMVRTAADYDEGPISFRYPRGNGVGVEMPERGSFLEIGKGRIVKEGSKVALLSLGTRLADCLAAAEELDAAGLSTTVADARFAKPLDVDLVRRLAREHEVLITVEEGSIGGFASHVLHFLATNGMLENGLKVRPLILPDEFTDQAKPEKMYANAGLDSAGIVRAVFGALGQLDQAARA; from the coding sequence GTGAAATCACCGCCCCACACGCCGCTGCTGGACAAAGTCCGGACACCGGCTGACCTTCGCAAGCTGAACGAAAGCGAGCTGCCGCAACTCGCCGAGGAGTTGCGCGCCGAGCTGGTGGACGTCGTTTCGCACACGGGCGGCCATCTTGGCGCGGGCCTTGGCGTCGTCGAACTCACGGTGGCGATCCACCACGTCTTCAACACGCCGCAGGACCGGCTGATCTGGGATGTCGGCCATCAGGCCTATCCGCACAAGATCCTCACCGGGCGGCGCGACCGGATGCGCACCTTGCGGCAGGAGGACGGCCTATCCGGGTTCACCAAGCGCGCCGAAAGCGAATACGATCCGTTCGGCGCGGCACATTCCTCGACCTCGATTTCCGCAGGGTTGGGCATGGCCGTGGCCCGCGACCTGCATGACGGCAAGAACAATGTCATCGCCGTCATCGGCGACGGAGCGATGTCGGCGGGCATGGCCTTCGAGGCGCTTAACAACGCGGGTGCGCTCGGTTCGCGCCTGATCGTCATTCTCAACGACAACGACATGTCGATCGCACCCCCGACCGGGGCCCTGAGCGGCTATCTCGCGCGGCTGGCGGTCGGCAAGACCTATCTGAGCATCCGCGATTTCGGCAAGAAGCTGACCGCCTATCTCGGTCGCCGCGTGGACCGAGCCATCACCCGCGCTGTCGAGCATGCGCGCGGCTACGTGACTGGCGGCACGATGTTCGAGGAGCTTGGCTTCTACCATGTCGGTCCCATCGACGGGCACAATCTGGAACACCTCATTCCGGTGTTGAAGAATGTCCGCGACAATCATGATGGCCCGGTGCTGGTCCATGTCGTGACGCAGAAGGGCAAGGGCTACGGTCCCGCCGAGGCGTCCGCCGACAAATATCACGGCGTCAACAAGTTCGACGTGGTGACTGGCACGCAGGCGAAGGCGCCCGCGAACGCGCCCGCCTATACCAAGGTGTTCGCCGAAAGCCTGATCGAGGAAGCGCGCCACGACGACAGGATCGTCGCCATCACCGCCGCCATGCCGTCCGGCACAGGGCTCGACTTGTTCGGCGAGGTTTTCCCACAGCGCACATTCGATGTCGGCATTGCCGAGCAGCACGCGATCACCTTCGCGGCGGGGCTTGCAACGGAAGGCTACAAACCCTTCGCAGCGATCTATTCAACATTCCTCCAGCGCGCCTACGATCAGGTGGTGCATGATGTGGCAATCCAGAAACTGCCGGTCCGCTTCCCGATAGACCGCGCGGGGTTTGTCGGCGCGGACGGCCCAACTCATTGCGGCGCCTTCGATACGACCTACCTCGCCTCGCTGCCGGGCTTCGTCGTGATGGCTGCTGCCGACGAGGCGGAACTGCGGCATATGGTGCGCACCGCCGCCGACTATGACGAAGGCCCGATCTCCTTCCGCTATCCGCGCGGCAACGGCGTCGGGGTCGAAATGCCGGAGCGCGGCTCCTTCCTCGAAATCGGTAAAGGCCGGATCGTCAAGGAAGGCAGCAAGGTGGCACTTCTGAGCCTCGGAACGCGGCTTGCCGATTGCCTCGCCGCCGCCGAAGAACTGGACGCGGCGGGGCTTTCCACGACCGTCGCCGATGCCCGCTTCGCCAAGCCGCTCGACGTGGATCTGGTCCGCCGTCTGGCACGCGAGCACGAGGTGCTGATTACCGTGGAGGAAGGCTCCATCGGCGGTTTCGCGAGCCATGTGCTGCATTTCCTTGCGACCAACGGCATGCTCGAAAACGGCCTCAAGGTGCGCCCACTGATCCTGCCCGACGAATTTACCGACCAGGCCAAGCCCGAGAAGATGTACGCCAATGCGGGGCTGGATTCGGCGGGAATCGTGCGTGCGGTCTTTGGCGCTCTTGGCCAGTTGGACCAGGCCGCCCGCGCCTGA
- a CDS encoding pirin family protein — protein MSFFPGSDPDPGDAFACDQIELMLIPNSRDIGGFEVRRALPTAKRRMVGPFIFFDRMGPAILRGDQALDVRPHPHIGLSTVTYLFDGKIRHRDSLGTEMVIEPGDVNLMTAGRGIVHSERSPEELRGNPMAISGLQTWLALPDAKEEIAPLFEHTTQDRLPVFSTDGAHGRLVIGELEGLSAPVSTYHDTLYADVRLDAGGSFRIPAIAEERAIYTLDGEVSIAGDVFPADRLLVFRPGDEIVVSSGQGAHFMLFGGAKMGSPRYIWWNFVSSSKERIEQAKNEWKTGRFDIVPGDEEEFIPLPDG, from the coding sequence ATGAGTTTCTTTCCCGGAAGCGACCCGGACCCCGGCGATGCGTTCGCCTGCGACCAGATCGAGCTGATGCTCATTCCGAACTCGCGCGACATCGGCGGCTTCGAGGTGCGGCGCGCATTGCCGACCGCAAAGCGCCGTATGGTCGGCCCGTTCATCTTCTTCGACCGCATGGGTCCCGCGATCCTGCGCGGCGATCAGGCGCTGGATGTCAGGCCGCATCCGCATATCGGGCTTTCGACGGTCACCTATCTCTTTGACGGCAAGATACGGCACCGCGATTCGCTCGGCACGGAAATGGTGATCGAGCCGGGCGACGTGAACCTGATGACCGCCGGGCGCGGGATCGTACATTCGGAACGCTCGCCTGAAGAGCTGCGCGGCAATCCGATGGCGATTTCCGGCCTCCAGACATGGCTGGCGCTGCCCGACGCGAAGGAAGAAATCGCCCCCCTGTTCGAGCACACGACGCAGGACCGATTGCCGGTGTTCAGCACGGACGGCGCCCATGGCCGCCTCGTAATCGGTGAACTCGAAGGGCTGAGCGCGCCCGTCTCCACCTACCATGACACGCTCTATGCGGATGTGAGGCTGGATGCGGGCGGGTCATTCCGCATCCCGGCCATCGCGGAGGAGCGCGCCATCTACACACTCGACGGCGAAGTCTCGATTGCCGGCGATGTCTTTCCCGCAGACCGCCTGCTCGTGTTCAGGCCGGGCGACGAAATCGTCGTGTCATCGGGGCAGGGCGCGCATTTCATGCTCTTCGGCGGTGCCAAGATGGGCTCGCCGCGCTATATCTGGTGGAACTTCGTTTCCTCCTCGAAGGAGCGGATCGAGCAGGCGAAGAACGAGTGGAAAACGGGCCGTTTCGATATCGTTCCGGGCGATGAGGAAGAATTCATACCGCTGCCGGACGGCTGA
- a CDS encoding exodeoxyribonuclease VII small subunit, translating to MAEESNQDIAAMSFEQALDALEKIVDDLERGEVPLDQSIRIYERGEMLKAHCARLLKAAEDKVEKIRLSRDGKPAGTEPLDAE from the coding sequence ATGGCGGAAGAGAGCAATCAGGACATCGCGGCCATGAGCTTCGAGCAGGCGCTCGATGCGCTGGAAAAGATCGTGGACGATCTCGAACGCGGCGAGGTTCCGCTCGACCAGTCGATCCGCATCTACGAACGCGGCGAGATGCTGAAAGCTCACTGCGCGCGCCTTCTCAAGGCCGCCGAGGACAAGGTCGAAAAGATAAGGCTGTCGCGCGACGGCAAGCCGGCAGGCACGGAACCGCTCGACGCCGAATAA
- a CDS encoding histone deacetylase family protein produces the protein MTTRLYTHPIYLEHLTPAGHPERPDRIRAIEAQLEESGFEYLDRKRAPKGDEASILLVHPESYMEDLRKKIPEEGIARIESDTSVSPKSWEAALTAIGAATAAVDDVFKGKADNVFVAARPPGHHAEKTTAMGFCMFNNAAIAARHAQKKHGATRVAIMDWDVHHGNGTQDIFWDDPSVLYVSTHQMPLYPGTGAKDETGLNGNIVNAPLSPDSGGDLFREAMRSRVLPAIRNFAPDLLIISAGFDAHHRDPLAQINLTEDDFDWATGQLMDLAERYCDNRLVSLLEGGYDLQGLAFSVGAHVKRLMKG, from the coding sequence ATGACGACCCGCCTTTACACGCATCCGATCTATCTGGAACACCTCACGCCCGCCGGACACCCGGAGCGGCCCGACCGGATTCGCGCGATCGAGGCGCAACTTGAGGAATCCGGCTTCGAATATCTCGACCGCAAGCGCGCGCCGAAAGGCGACGAGGCGTCGATCCTGCTGGTGCATCCGGAATCCTACATGGAGGATCTGCGCAAAAAGATCCCGGAGGAAGGAATAGCGCGCATCGAATCAGACACATCCGTCAGCCCGAAAAGCTGGGAGGCGGCGCTCACCGCCATCGGCGCGGCGACGGCCGCGGTGGACGATGTGTTCAAGGGCAAGGCGGACAATGTGTTTGTCGCCGCGCGCCCGCCGGGACACCATGCGGAAAAAACCACCGCCATGGGCTTCTGCATGTTCAACAACGCGGCCATTGCCGCGCGCCATGCACAGAAGAAGCATGGGGCGACGCGCGTGGCAATCATGGATTGGGACGTGCACCACGGCAACGGCACGCAGGACATTTTCTGGGACGATCCCTCGGTCCTCTATGTCTCCACGCACCAGATGCCGCTCTATCCGGGCACTGGCGCGAAGGACGAAACCGGGCTCAACGGCAACATCGTCAACGCCCCGCTTTCGCCCGACAGCGGCGGCGACCTCTTTCGCGAGGCGATGCGGTCGCGCGTGCTGCCTGCCATCCGCAATTTCGCCCCGGACCTGTTGATAATCTCCGCCGGTTTCGATGCTCACCATCGCGACCCGCTTGCGCAGATCAACCTGACCGAGGACGATTTCGACTGGGCCACGGGCCAGTTGATGGACCTGGCCGAGCGCTATTGCGACAACCGGCTGGTGAGCCTGCTGGAGGGCGGCTACGACCTGCAGGGACTGGCGTTTTCCGTGGGCGCTCATGTGAAGCGACTGATGAAGGGATAG
- the ribB gene encoding 3,4-dihydroxy-2-butanone-4-phosphate synthase — protein MPYDQKKIVEALRAFERGEIVVVMDDDGRENEGDLIVAAVHCTPEKMAFIVRHTSGIVCTPMTREDARRLNLAPMVAENDSAHSTAFTVSVDFKHGTTTGISADDRTLTVRNLANGNVGASDFVRPGHIFPLVAREGGVLMRSGHTEAAVDLCKLAGLPPVGVICELVNDDGTVTRGPQVVDFAEKHGLKLVSVADLIAYRQRQETLVERVESFDIETAAGKARAYAYRLPWDPMQHLAIVFGDIRDGENVPVRLHPENVVADVFGTGQRLDAIMAGFAQAGRGVIVYLREGSVGVGKGGRPRQSSEGESHEEALRRESEWREIGLGAQILKDLGIGSIELIASRERHYVGLEGFGIRILRTEIR, from the coding sequence ATGCCTTACGACCAGAAGAAAATCGTTGAAGCCCTGCGCGCCTTCGAGCGCGGCGAGATCGTCGTGGTGATGGACGATGACGGGCGCGAGAACGAGGGTGACCTGATCGTCGCGGCGGTGCATTGCACGCCGGAAAAGATGGCTTTCATCGTGCGCCACACCTCCGGCATCGTGTGCACGCCGATGACGCGGGAGGACGCGCGCCGCCTGAACCTCGCGCCAATGGTCGCCGAAAACGATTCGGCTCACAGCACCGCCTTTACGGTTAGCGTCGATTTCAAGCACGGCACGACGACGGGCATCTCCGCCGACGACCGCACGCTCACGGTGCGCAACCTTGCCAACGGCAATGTGGGGGCCAGCGATTTCGTTCGGCCGGGCCACATATTCCCTTTGGTGGCGCGCGAGGGCGGCGTGTTGATGCGCTCCGGCCATACGGAAGCCGCCGTCGATCTCTGCAAGCTCGCCGGCCTGCCGCCCGTCGGCGTGATCTGCGAATTGGTCAATGATGACGGCACGGTAACGCGCGGGCCGCAGGTGGTGGATTTTGCGGAGAAGCACGGTCTGAAGCTGGTGTCGGTGGCGGACCTGATCGCCTATCGGCAGCGGCAGGAAACGCTGGTCGAGCGGGTCGAGAGCTTCGACATCGAGACGGCTGCGGGCAAGGCCAGGGCCTATGCTTATCGGTTGCCATGGGACCCGATGCAGCATCTGGCGATTGTGTTTGGCGATATACGCGACGGGGAAAACGTTCCGGTGCGCCTGCACCCGGAAAATGTCGTCGCGGACGTGTTCGGAACCGGCCAGCGTCTCGACGCGATCATGGCAGGATTTGCGCAAGCGGGCCGGGGCGTCATCGTCTATCTGCGCGAAGGTTCGGTCGGCGTCGGAAAGGGCGGACGCCCGAGGCAGTCCTCGGAAGGCGAGAGCCACGAGGAGGCACTGCGCCGGGAGAGCGAATGGCGCGAAATCGGCCTTGGCGCGCAAATCCTGAAGGATCTGGGTATCGGCTCCATCGAACTGATCGCCTCGCGGGAGCGGCACTATGTCGGCCTCGAAGGCTTCGGCATCCGAATCCTTAGGACAGAAATCCGCTGA
- the aroC gene encoding chorismate synthase produces the protein MSHNTFGHLFRVTTWGESHGPALGCVVDGCPPGIRFKLAEIQADLDRRRPGQSRFVTQRREPDEVKVLSGFVMDEDGETMITTGTPVSMLIENVDQRSKDYGEIARQYRPGHADYAYDVKYGLRDYRGGGRSSARETAARVAAGALARKVVPGLVVRGALIAMGEKAIDRSKWDWDFVHDAENPFFTPDRDSVDVFAAYLDGIRKEGSSVGAVVEVVADGVPAGLGAPIYAKLDQDIASNLMSINAVKGVEIGAGFEAARITGEQNADEMRMGNDGRPVFLSNNAGGILGGISTGQPVVARFAVKPTSSILTPRRSVDRDGKEVEVVTKGRHDPCVGIRAVPIGEAMMACTIADHFLRHRGQTGRV, from the coding sequence ATGTCGCACAACACGTTCGGTCATCTGTTTCGCGTGACCACCTGGGGCGAGAGCCACGGTCCGGCGCTTGGCTGCGTGGTCGATGGCTGCCCGCCCGGCATCCGCTTCAAACTGGCTGAAATCCAGGCCGATCTCGACCGCCGCCGCCCCGGCCAGTCGCGATTCGTGACCCAGCGCCGCGAGCCGGACGAGGTGAAGGTGCTCTCCGGCTTTGTCATGGACGAGGACGGCGAGACCATGATCACCACCGGCACGCCGGTTTCCATGCTGATCGAAAATGTCGACCAGCGCTCCAAGGATTATGGCGAGATTGCCCGGCAGTACCGTCCCGGCCATGCCGATTATGCCTATGACGTCAAATACGGTCTGCGCGACTATCGGGGCGGCGGCCGATCCTCGGCCCGCGAAACGGCGGCGCGCGTGGCGGCAGGCGCACTGGCGCGCAAGGTCGTGCCGGGGCTGGTGGTTCGCGGCGCGCTCATCGCGATGGGCGAAAAGGCTATCGACCGCTCGAAATGGGACTGGGACTTCGTGCACGACGCGGAAAACCCGTTCTTCACGCCCGATCGCGATTCGGTCGATGTTTTTGCCGCCTATCTCGACGGCATCCGCAAGGAAGGGTCTTCCGTCGGCGCGGTGGTCGAGGTGGTCGCCGACGGCGTTCCCGCCGGGCTCGGCGCGCCGATCTATGCCAAGCTCGACCAGGACATCGCCTCCAACCTCATGTCGATCAATGCGGTGAAGGGCGTCGAGATCGGGGCAGGCTTCGAGGCCGCCCGCATCACCGGCGAGCAGAATGCGGATGAGATGCGCATGGGCAATGATGGTCGTCCGGTATTCCTGTCGAACAATGCGGGCGGCATTCTGGGCGGCATTTCGACCGGCCAGCCGGTGGTCGCGCGGTTTGCGGTCAAGCCCACCTCCTCGATCCTGACGCCGCGCCGGTCCGTCGACCGGGACGGAAAGGAGGTCGAAGTGGTGACAAAGGGGCGGCACGACCCCTGCGTCGGCATCCGGGCGGTGCCCATAGGCGAGGCAATGATGGCTTGCACCATAGCAGACCATTTTCTGCGCCATCGCGGCCAGACGGGCCGCGTGTAG
- a CDS encoding DUF1344 domain-containing protein has product MRFVPTIAALLLSISAAMAADAEGEIKKIDADNSTITLSDGKTYKLPGEFDVASLKEGMDIVISYDKVDGENLIADMQLPE; this is encoded by the coding sequence ATGCGCTTTGTGCCGACTATTGCCGCCCTCCTCCTGTCCATATCCGCAGCAATGGCGGCCGACGCCGAGGGCGAAATCAAAAAGATCGATGCGGATAACAGCACGATTACGCTGAGCGACGGCAAGACTTACAAATTACCCGGCGAATTCGACGTCGCCTCCCTCAAGGAAGGCATGGATATAGTCATCTCCTACGACAAGGTGGACGGAGAAAACCTCATCGCCGACATGCAGTTGCCGGAGTAA
- a CDS encoding histidine phosphatase family protein translates to MPEHPTPLVYFIRHGQTDWNAEGRFQGQNEVDLNAVGRTQADRNGHLLGKLIRDPSDFDFIASPMRRTVETMQRIRAAMGLAADDFRTDARLVEVHFGDWQGQRLSDLKRLAPDLFRQRRRDKWNMVPPGAGGESYQMLLARVRPWFEALDRPTVCVAHGGTIRAVFRLVGDFADNAAADLAIPQDRILRLQQGRLEWL, encoded by the coding sequence TTGCCGGAACACCCAACGCCGCTGGTCTATTTCATTCGCCACGGCCAGACAGACTGGAACGCGGAAGGGCGCTTTCAGGGCCAGAACGAGGTCGACCTGAACGCCGTCGGGCGCACGCAGGCGGACCGCAACGGACACCTGCTCGGCAAGTTGATTCGGGATCCCTCAGACTTCGATTTCATCGCAAGTCCGATGCGGCGCACGGTCGAGACCATGCAGCGCATTCGCGCTGCGATGGGGCTGGCGGCAGACGATTTCCGCACTGATGCCCGCCTTGTGGAGGTGCATTTCGGCGACTGGCAGGGCCAACGCCTGTCCGACCTGAAGCGGCTTGCGCCGGACCTGTTCCGGCAGCGCAGGCGCGACAAATGGAACATGGTTCCCCCGGGCGCCGGGGGCGAGAGTTACCAGATGCTGCTGGCGCGCGTGCGCCCGTGGTTCGAAGCGCTCGACCGGCCAACCGTCTGCGTTGCCCATGGCGGCACGATACGGGCCGTGTTCCGGCTTGTCGGCGATTTCGCGGACAATGCCGCGGCAGACCTCGCCATTCCGCAGGATCGCATCCTGCGGCTGCAACAGGGCAGGCTGGAGTGGCTTTAG
- the fabI gene encoding enoyl-ACP reductase FabI, with amino-acid sequence MAAGQGLMAGKRGLILGVANNRSIAYGIAKACVGQGAEIALTYQGDQFRKRVEPLAEELGAELAGHCDVTDESSLDAVFDGIRAKWGKLDFLVHAIAFSNKEELDGRYVDTTRDNFLMTMDISVFSFTTIARRAEELLTDGGSLLTLTYYGAEKVMPHYNVMGVAKAALEASVRYLAVDLGSKNIRVNAISAGPIKTLAASGIGDFRYILKWNEYNAPLKRTVSVEEVGDAGLYLLSDLSRGVTGEVHHVDSGYHVVGMKAVDAPDISVVKE; translated from the coding sequence ATGGCAGCAGGACAGGGCCTGATGGCAGGCAAGCGCGGCCTGATACTCGGCGTCGCCAACAATCGGTCTATCGCCTATGGCATCGCCAAGGCCTGCGTCGGCCAGGGCGCGGAAATTGCGCTGACCTATCAGGGCGACCAGTTCAGGAAGCGCGTCGAGCCGCTGGCGGAAGAACTCGGCGCCGAGCTTGCCGGCCACTGCGACGTCACCGACGAATCAAGTCTCGACGCGGTGTTCGACGGCATCCGCGCGAAATGGGGCAAGCTGGACTTCCTCGTTCACGCCATCGCCTTTTCCAACAAGGAAGAGCTCGACGGCCGCTATGTCGACACGACGCGCGACAACTTCTTGATGACGATGGACATTTCGGTCTTTTCCTTCACCACAATCGCAAGGCGCGCCGAGGAACTCTTGACGGATGGCGGCTCGCTGCTGACGCTCACCTATTACGGCGCGGAAAAGGTCATGCCGCACTACAACGTCATGGGCGTCGCCAAGGCCGCGTTGGAAGCCAGCGTGCGTTATCTCGCCGTCGATCTTGGCTCGAAGAACATCCGGGTGAACGCTATTTCCGCCGGTCCGATCAAGACGCTCGCCGCCTCGGGCATCGGGGATTTCCGCTATATTCTCAAGTGGAACGAATACAACGCGCCGCTCAAGCGCACGGTCTCGGTGGAAGAAGTCGGCGATGCCGGCCTTTATCTTCTCTCGGACCTGTCGCGCGGCGTGACGGGAGAAGTGCATCACGTCGATTCCGGCTATCACGTCGTCGGCATGAAGGCCGTCGACGCGCCGGACATCTCGGTCGTCAAGGAGTAA